From the genome of Arthrobacter sp. SLBN-122:
ATATACGCATGCCAAGACGGTCAAGTTCGTTCAGGTCGGTGCCGGCGGCTGCCCTTGGCACGCCTTCAGAACCACCCCCTTGGTCGCCATGTCCGTCACTTGCCGCCCCGGGTTGACCGTTCTTTCCTTGGGTCTCGTGTTTGGGTCCTGTTCCCTCGATACGGATGAGTTCTCCCTCTATCAGAAGGTCCTCGTAGCGGTGCAGCGGGATTCGTGGTGCAGCACGGGTCGGAGCGGGAGGGGTTCGGTCTGCTTGCCCGGTGGCCGCTTCTGTTGACTCGCCGTCTGTCGTGTCGAGCTCGTGGCCTTCAACGCGGTTTGCCAGTTGATCGACCTGATAGGCGTCACCTCCGAGATCGGCAAGGTCTTGCTGCACCTCCTCCAGCTTCTCCGCGGCGCCGGCCAGATCGAGCAGTTGCTGTCGCTGCGCGCGGTCTGCGTTGATGAACGATAAAAAGGTCTCGACAGTGTTGACCTCCAAGGTCTCCGCAAGAGCCAAGGCCAAGGTATGAGCGTCCTCTGCTATCGGCGGCCACGCCGGGCCGGACCACACGGCGAAACCTTGAAATCCTGATTCCTCGGAGCGCCGCACGTAGTACGTCCGCTGGGGAATGTAACCGAGGTCCTGCCCTCCGAATGAACAACGGAGATTCAGCGACTCCACGAGTTCCAACTTCTCAGCGAATTCAGTCAAGACCCGCTGGTCGGCTCTACTCCGGTCAGCTCGATCGGCACTTAGACGGGCGAGTAGCGGTGGGATGAGGTCTCGGAGTCCTTGGCGGAAAGTGCCGAGGCCGGATGGTTCAAGAGGAGTCTCGCCCGGCCTCGCCGACCACTCCAACGCGCTCTCAAGGAGTGGGGTCCCGAAGAGCTCGCGGAGCGGACGAAGCGCTCCCGGCTCGGCCTCAAGAACGAACAACGGCACCTTGTTTTGAACACCGCTCCGTTCTCGGCTGCCAGACACCGACGCGTACACCACGTCTCGCGCGCTGAGGAACTCGTACCCAGCCGCAGTGCGAGCGGCAAGCGGGGTGTCAATAAGTGGCGCCCCGTTGTTCACAGTGCTACCGACCAGGAGTTCGAACATCTGTCGGTAGATCGGCCGCAGTTCCGAGCGCAGCGCCTGGTCGGTGATGCCCGCCGGGTAGAGTTGCGAAATGCGTACGCAGAGATCGTGCGCATCCTCGGCATTGAACGCGGCCGGAGTAAGCTCACCGCGGACTTGCAGTTCGTCGAGGCAAGCGCGGAGTGTGGACGCCGGCACCCCAGTCGGTTGTTTGAGGACGGGAAGGTAGACATCGGCGTCGCGCCCGCTGCGGCCCAGACGACGAACAAGCTCCTCGGATCGACGCCAACTCTGGTTTGGACGCCGCGGACCATGACTAGTGGGGCAGATCGCGTGGTGACGAAGGCGGTAGAGCCATAGATCTGGGCCAGCATTAACGAGTTCTTCCGACGTTGCTCGCGGAGGAGCCGTGCGGGACGACGGCCATTTGCCGGCTCCGACGAATGCCAGCTTGGCCTGGGTGTGGCGGGCGTAGGTGTTCCAGTTGCGAACGAGGTGGTCGAGCAGCTTCTCGGCCACGTCGGTGTCCCTACGGAGGGCGACTCTCGCGATCTCGTCGAGCCGATCAAGGTTGTGAACCTGATAGAGGTAGTGATCCGTCTGCTCCCACCGTGGATGGGACGCAAGTGCGCCGACGAGATCCGATTGGTATTCGGACCAGACCTTGTCCAAGCCCGAGAAAGCCCATCCACCAGGGAGACCGAGACCCTTAGTGTTTGTCCACCCGGTCCCGGTGTCGTCAACATCGTGAAAGTGGATCAGTCTCAAACCACGGCTCACTCCGAGCCAAGCGAAAAAGTTGCGCCAGCGATCATCGATGGTGGTTTCAAGTGCTTCGTCGGTGTCGTCATCTAGGTCAACTTCTCCCTCGTCGGGATCGATTGTCGCTGGACTCGCGTCGTCATCCTCGTTGACACCGATGCTGGCAGAGAACTCGGCGAACACGTCGGGCGATGCAAGGAATCGGACCTGCAAGACCTCGCCCGCATCGGCCATTGCTTCAACGATCGGCTCCACAGAGTCATCGCCAACCCAGTCGCTTCCGAAGTAAACCTGATGGGCCGGTGCCCAGGTCAACTCCCCGGTGTCATCGGCACGACACGGAACATCAAGGCGACTGAGATTGAAGAACGCTCGATCCGAACCGAGCCGGCCCATGGGAAGAGGCTGATCGGATTTGGTGGTTTTTCCGGCCAATCGACATATCGTGGCGAGCGTTTCGATGGTGCGGTTTGACTCTCGCAACTCAGCATCGGACCCTGCCGTGCGCGTTAGTCCTGGGAGGACCGCAGCGCGCATTACCTCCTCGAAGCGGAACTCTTTGACGTCAAAGAGTGCATCCCACGCCTTCATCTGGCGCTCCAGAACCGACCTCTGTTCGGTCCTGCCGAGCGTGCCCCAGCAGACCCCATGTGCGAGGAACTGTAACTTACGGAGGGGAAGTTCCTCTGCGGAAGAGCGCGGCGGGTAAAACGCACTTTCACCTCGCAGTGCTATCCGCCTAACGGTTCCATCGTCGTTTTCGCCGACAGGGAAGACCGGTTCCAGCCGGGCGCTCTCCTCCAGGGCTTGGCGATCCGCCGCGTCCGATCGTTCCCAGAGGAGTGCACAAAGATCAAGCACTGGGTCAACCTGATAACGAGCGTCGAGGCTTGGCCTCAACGCTGTCTTCCCCGTGTCGAGATTGTGCGCAAGGGCGCGTAGTGAGTCAATCGGGCTCAGCGCCACTGACCCGTAGGCCGCACACACCCTGGCAAGCGTGCCTTCACACAACTCCGGATCAGGGAATTGTCTTCCTTCAAGGACGCAGTCCGGCTTGAGGGAGGCAGCGAAGGCGGAGCCCTCCGCTCCAAGAACGTGCGATGGAAAAACCGCCTCATTGAGGGCGAGTTCATTCGGTCCTGAGGGCAGGAAACGGACACCCGTCATTGCCCTGGCAATGGCCTCGGCGAGGAGTCCGCCTGCCGACCCGGAATCGCTTTCGCCTCGATCCAGAACTCGCAGGACGTAACGGGGGCCACCCTCGGCAAGGAGGTGAGGCATGAGCATCCGCACAAATGTCTCGGCTGCGCAACGTACGAGATACCCGTTGTAGTTCGACTCGGTGTCCGCGACTTGAATGTGCTGCCGTGAAAGGTCAGTCGTGAAGGCCCCGTTGACCAGCAACGAGCAGGATGAAGCCTCCTGGGTAGGCAGGAAGACGTGAAACCTGCGGTCCTCCGGCCTGACCCGTGGGTCGTCGGCATCCCGGACCGCGACCGACACTTCGCTGACGTCCACGCCCTCCCATGCCGGCCCAGTCAAGCCGTCGCGGTGATCGCCGATTCGCACGTTACCGTCGTGAGCGATCCAGTAACTGTCGCCCTTACCTTCACGGTTAACCAAGTCGACCCTGAAAAGGCCCGACTCCGTCAGGCCAACACACCGCTCGGCGCCAGAGGAAGTCACTCGGTGCCTCTCCAGGAGCCACTGACGGTCTGACTCCTCGCTGGAGGTCGAAACCTCAATGACCACTTCTTCAAGGTGCTTGAGGAAGAGCACACTGGTCATCGGCAGGTTCAATAATTGATGCGCGAGTGCTGCCTTTTGTTCGGAGCTAACCCGTTCGTGGAACGGGAATCGAAACGCGCTGTGATAGCCGGTTGCACGCAGTTGGTCCCAGGTCTCGTGCCCCTCGGCGATCGCCCACGGGAAGCGCATCGCCGGCACCCCGCGGACCTTGCCGCGGTCAAACTCCTTCCAGAGCAGAGACACCTGCGCTTCCGCCTGCTCCCGCCCCAATCGGAAACACACCGTCTCGGAGTAGGCCTCTGGGCTGTCGGTGATTTCAAGGACCGACTTGAAGCCCAACCCCTTGTGACCGATGCTGGCGCGCTTAGGGCCCCCGGACTGCGCCTTGGAACTGGCTCCCAAGCCGCACAATCCGCGAATATCGG
Proteins encoded in this window:
- a CDS encoding sacsin N-terminal ATP-binding-like domain-containing protein; the encoded protein is MTATTPLPDDILERICRENLAVYRESQGRLLEDVSQEAQVAHDYRGRLVYELLQNADDALVGVARTEDRVLFRLTDSELWVANTGRPFTEADIRGLCGLGASSKAQSGGPKRASIGHKGLGFKSVLEITDSPEAYSETVCFRLGREQAEAQVSLLWKEFDRGKVRGVPAMRFPWAIAEGHETWDQLRATGYHSAFRFPFHERVSSEQKAALAHQLLNLPMTSVLFLKHLEEVVIEVSTSSEESDRQWLLERHRVTSSGAERCVGLTESGLFRVDLVNREGKGDSYWIAHDGNVRIGDHRDGLTGPAWEGVDVSEVSVAVRDADDPRVRPEDRRFHVFLPTQEASSCSLLVNGAFTTDLSRQHIQVADTESNYNGYLVRCAAETFVRMLMPHLLAEGGPRYVLRVLDRGESDSGSAGGLLAEAIARAMTGVRFLPSGPNELALNEAVFPSHVLGAEGSAFAASLKPDCVLEGRQFPDPELCEGTLARVCAAYGSVALSPIDSLRALAHNLDTGKTALRPSLDARYQVDPVLDLCALLWERSDAADRQALEESARLEPVFPVGENDDGTVRRIALRGESAFYPPRSSAEELPLRKLQFLAHGVCWGTLGRTEQRSVLERQMKAWDALFDVKEFRFEEVMRAAVLPGLTRTAGSDAELRESNRTIETLATICRLAGKTTKSDQPLPMGRLGSDRAFFNLSRLDVPCRADDTGELTWAPAHQVYFGSDWVGDDSVEPIVEAMADAGEVLQVRFLASPDVFAEFSASIGVNEDDDASPATIDPDEGEVDLDDDTDEALETTIDDRWRNFFAWLGVSRGLRLIHFHDVDDTGTGWTNTKGLGLPGGWAFSGLDKVWSEYQSDLVGALASHPRWEQTDHYLYQVHNLDRLDEIARVALRRDTDVAEKLLDHLVRNWNTYARHTQAKLAFVGAGKWPSSRTAPPRATSEELVNAGPDLWLYRLRHHAICPTSHGPRRPNQSWRRSEELVRRLGRSGRDADVYLPVLKQPTGVPASTLRACLDELQVRGELTPAAFNAEDAHDLCVRISQLYPAGITDQALRSELRPIYRQMFELLVGSTVNNGAPLIDTPLAARTAAGYEFLSARDVVYASVSGSRERSGVQNKVPLFVLEAEPGALRPLRELFGTPLLESALEWSARPGETPLEPSGLGTFRQGLRDLIPPLLARLSADRADRSRADQRVLTEFAEKLELVESLNLRCSFGGQDLGYIPQRTYYVRRSEESGFQGFAVWSGPAWPPIAEDAHTLALALAETLEVNTVETFLSFINADRAQRQQLLDLAGAAEKLEEVQQDLADLGGDAYQVDQLANRVEGHELDTTDGESTEAATGQADRTPPAPTRAAPRIPLHRYEDLLIEGELIRIEGTGPKHETQGKNGQPGAASDGHGDQGGGSEGVPRAAAGTDLNELDRLGMRISFAFEERRFAGQKTVVLPGETPSENADVLIVDVSSPEMIVAAIEQSTVVGQVFDQLAEQGISELYPGFDVLTIQGGSIDRMIELKSSGVDAQVQAMSWNEWKTAGGELRNRFWLYLVGNLRADLENAPPFVRAVQDPFGTLASSKSEDVIRKRTVQLRVREFAAADQLTLELRHEKGAPN